From the genome of Methanococcoides methylutens, one region includes:
- the rsgA gene encoding GTPase RsgA → MNDQYEPDISGHSCTNTLPGWNKELESAFSTYSGPCLAGRVVARHRSACDILVSDEILSAETDVSLLKTSKQPVVGDFVVLSDHLGSGSHVIVDVLPRNTCLSRGASGDGREEQLIAVNIDTIFVVTSIEKDLNLRRLKRYLAIAHSSGAKPLVLLNKIDLADDASQMVKRIHSVTGEVPVIAVSALSKDCASVLSLYINPGDTVALLGSPGVGKSTLIGSFIGENASEKMDVRENDGYKDHITTMRKSFLLPNGAIIFDDPHIPS, encoded by the coding sequence ATGAATGACCAATATGAGCCAGATATCTCTGGTCATTCCTGCACAAATACCCTTCCGGGTTGGAATAAGGAGCTGGAATCGGCTTTTTCTACCTATTCAGGTCCATGCTTAGCTGGAAGAGTGGTAGCTCGACACAGATCAGCCTGCGATATTCTTGTTTCAGATGAGATTCTAAGTGCAGAAACTGATGTCTCACTTCTTAAAACCAGTAAACAACCAGTAGTTGGAGACTTCGTCGTTCTCTCGGATCACCTGGGATCAGGCTCACATGTTATTGTGGACGTCTTGCCCAGAAACACTTGTCTATCACGAGGAGCTTCCGGGGATGGTCGTGAGGAACAACTGATCGCTGTAAATATTGATACCATATTTGTTGTAACTTCGATCGAAAAGGATCTTAATTTGCGAAGGCTTAAACGCTATCTTGCCATTGCGCATTCATCTGGTGCTAAACCATTGGTCCTGCTTAATAAGATCGACCTTGCAGATGATGCATCTCAAATGGTAAAAAGAATACATTCTGTTACAGGGGAAGTACCTGTTATTGCTGTCAGTGCTCTTTCAAAAGATTGCGCTTCTGTGCTTAGTCTTTACATTAACCCAGGCGATACTGTGGCACTTCTTGGTTCACCAGGGGTTGGAAAATCTACGCTTATCGGTTCTTTTATTGGCGAAAATGCTTCGGAAAAGATGGATGTTCGGGAAAACGATGGGTATAAAGATCACATAACTACAATGCGGAAGTCATTCCTTCTTCCCAATGGTGCGATCATTTTTGATGATCCGCATATTCCTTCATGA
- a CDS encoding ABC transporter permease, with protein MRYKTYLKLAANILFHSKIRSWLTIIGIVIGVGSVVTILAISDSMEEDMESRFADMDMTSLTITPGYTKASSAMGMRPGDSGGGSSADDAELTDKDVMALKLVGNVDYLYGQISGKEDVYYLGESADLSITGVDSQVWQYTTSYTAASGRLLEASDNYVAVIGDRIANDMFDQPISLNQVISINGQSVRVVGILESGDNDNGIIMPIDAAVEIIEDAEDDVFDSIIVKVDDIDNVDTVREDVEEKLMISRHVTESDRDFSVSDPEAQLESATEMMDSMSLFLAAIAGVSLVVGSVGIANTMFTSVMERTRDIGTMKAIGAKNRDILMIFLFNSAMVGVVGGVLGILLSLVLTSMLPSLGLSIMRSSMGSTLSPELIAIGISIAICVGIISGVVPAYNASKMKPVDALRYE; from the coding sequence ATGAGGTACAAGACATATCTTAAACTTGCTGCCAATATCCTTTTTCACAGCAAGATCAGAAGCTGGCTCACTATAATAGGCATTGTGATAGGTGTAGGGTCTGTTGTCACCATCCTGGCAATTAGTGATAGCATGGAGGAAGATATGGAAAGCAGATTTGCGGACATGGACATGACGTCCCTTACCATTACTCCCGGATATACCAAAGCATCATCAGCAATGGGAATGAGACCTGGAGATAGTGGAGGTGGTTCTTCAGCAGATGATGCCGAATTGACAGACAAGGATGTTATGGCTCTCAAGCTGGTTGGGAATGTCGATTATCTGTATGGCCAGATATCGGGTAAAGAAGATGTATACTACTTGGGAGAGTCGGCAGATCTTTCCATAACAGGTGTTGACTCACAGGTTTGGCAGTACACAACATCCTATACTGCTGCTTCCGGAAGACTGCTTGAAGCTTCAGACAACTATGTTGCTGTCATAGGAGACAGGATTGCCAATGATATGTTTGACCAGCCAATAAGTCTCAACCAGGTAATTAGTATCAATGGACAGTCCGTAAGAGTAGTAGGCATCCTGGAATCCGGAGATAATGATAACGGGATTATCATGCCCATAGATGCAGCAGTAGAGATAATCGAAGATGCGGAAGATGATGTTTTTGATTCTATAATTGTAAAGGTTGATGACATCGACAACGTTGATACTGTGAGAGAGGATGTAGAAGAAAAACTAATGATCTCAAGGCATGTTACAGAAAGTGACAGGGATTTCAGTGTTTCAGACCCGGAAGCACAATTAGAAAGTGCAACTGAGATGATGGACTCAATGAGCCTCTTCCTTGCAGCTATAGCTGGTGTTTCCCTTGTAGTTGGATCAGTAGGAATTGCAAACACAATGTTCACATCCGTGATGGAAAGGACAAGGGACATAGGAACGATGAAGGCAATAGGAGCAAAGAACAGGGACATATTGATGATATTCCTGTTCAACTCCGCAATGGTAGGGGTTGTAGGCGGTGTTCTTGGAATTCTTCTAAGCCTTGTACTGACATCCATGCTACCCAGCCTTGGACTGTCAATAATGCGTTCTTCGATGGGATCGACCCTATCCCCTGAACTGATAGCAATAGGAATTTCCATAGCTATTTGTGTAGGCATTATATCAGGTGTGGTACCTGCATACAATGCATCAAAAATGAAACCTGTAGACGCTTTGAGGTATGAGTAA
- a CDS encoding carboxymuconolactone decarboxylase family protein encodes MSSENIEQEIGFSDMKDRLFEDNNLEGKTKRLIALGSAVAINCDECVDHQKNLARKAGFTDDEINEAIAVAALIRFGSGLRHID; translated from the coding sequence ATGAGTTCGGAAAACATTGAACAAGAAATAGGATTTTCGGACATGAAGGACAGGTTATTCGAAGACAATAATTTGGAAGGGAAGACTAAGAGATTGATAGCGTTGGGAAGTGCGGTTGCGATCAATTGCGATGAATGTGTAGATCATCAGAAAAACCTTGCCAGAAAAGCAGGATTTACAGATGATGAGATTAATGAAGCTATCGCCGTTGCTGCCCTTATACGATTCGGAAGCGGGTTAAGGCATATAGATTGA
- a CDS encoding ATP-binding protein, whose product MDLDNRVEVSISDNGIGIPRNKQAEIFESFKQADSSTSKEYGGTGLGLTLVKQYVEMHGGNIWVDSGEGLGSTFTFTIPSNSDYCD is encoded by the coding sequence ATTGATCTTGATAATAGAGTAGAGGTTTCGATATCCGATAATGGTATTGGTATCCCACGAAATAAGCAAGCTGAAATATTTGAATCTTTCAAACAGGCGGATTCATCAACTTCAAAGGAATATGGGGGTACAGGCTTAGGGTTGACTTTGGTGAAACAATACGTTGAGATGCATGGTGGAAACATTTGGGTTGACAGTGGAGAAGGCTTGGGCAGTACCTTTACTTTTACTATCCCTTCGAATTCGGATTATTGTGACTAA
- a CDS encoding VTT domain-containing protein, which produces MQDKNEKLIPLKADDNEMEFCHHYNSKRNIQVLGLIVLFIASWSVLLYYHPPGEIVERLGVRNVYIFVFLLAMIGGVSTFTSTTFYTALITISLGGVNSFWIAFFASIGLTFGDLVFYYMGSKGRQCIKGKYEGNVLRLTKWMEGIDDRITMLMIFLYSLTPLPSDVIAIALAIVKFPFRKMIVPLLAGNFTLIVLLVELSKLGYSLI; this is translated from the coding sequence ATGCAGGATAAAAATGAAAAGCTGATCCCATTAAAAGCAGATGACAATGAAATGGAATTTTGTCACCATTATAATAGTAAAAGGAACATACAGGTTCTCGGGCTAATTGTTCTCTTCATAGCTTCCTGGTCAGTTCTTCTTTATTATCACCCCCCGGGAGAAATAGTCGAAAGGCTGGGAGTACGCAACGTTTACATTTTTGTCTTCCTGCTGGCTATGATAGGTGGTGTTTCCACATTTACTTCCACCACATTCTACACAGCCTTGATCACAATATCCCTTGGAGGAGTAAATTCTTTCTGGATCGCATTTTTCGCAAGCATAGGTCTCACTTTTGGCGATCTGGTATTCTACTACATGGGTTCAAAAGGCAGGCAATGCATAAAAGGAAAATATGAAGGCAATGTTCTCCGCCTGACAAAATGGATGGAAGGGATCGATGACAGGATCACAATGTTAATGATCTTCCTTTATTCCCTCACACCCCTTCCAAGTGATGTGATCGCAATAGCACTTGCAATTGTGAAATTCCCGTTCCGGAAAATGATAGTTCCGTTGCTTGCGGGTAATTTTACACTTATTGTTCTGCTTGTGGAGCTTTCAAAACTTGGATACAGTTTGATCTGA
- a CDS encoding ribulose-bisphosphate carboxylase, whose protein sequence is MSSIHEDLVRSLDSKQAAYVNLELPDPTNGEYLLGVFHFIPGGDLNILQAAAEIAAESSTGTNFKVNTETKFSQTMNALVYQLDLERNLVWIAYPWRLFDRGGNVQNILTYIVGNILGMKEVAALKLLDVWFPPSMLEQYDGPGFTVDDMRKYLDVYNRPILGTIVKPKMGLTSAEYAEVCYDFWVGGGDFVKNDEPQANQDFCPYDKMVLHVKEAMDKAVKETGKKKVHSFNVSAADFDTMIERCEMIVNAGFEPGSYAFLIDGITAGWMAVQTIRRRYPDVFLHFHRAAHGAFTRPENPIGFSVLVLSKFARLAGSSGIHTGTAGVGKMKGTPEEDVVAAHGIQYLSSTGHFFEQSWAKIMDTDKDAIELVHEDSAHHVILEDDSWRGMKKCCPIVSGGLNPVRLKPFIDVMGNVDFITTMGSGVHAHPGGTQAGAKALVQACDAYLKNIDIAEYAKDHEELAQAIEYFPKV, encoded by the coding sequence ATGAGCTCGATTCATGAAGATCTGGTCCGATCGCTCGATTCCAAACAGGCAGCTTATGTGAATCTGGAACTTCCGGACCCTACGAATGGGGAATATCTTCTTGGAGTTTTTCACTTTATTCCGGGGGGAGATCTGAATATATTGCAGGCAGCAGCGGAGATCGCAGCTGAATCATCAACTGGTACGAACTTTAAGGTCAATACTGAGACTAAGTTCTCACAGACGATGAATGCTCTGGTCTATCAGCTTGACCTGGAAAGAAACCTTGTCTGGATAGCTTATCCATGGAGACTTTTTGACAGGGGAGGAAATGTCCAGAACATCCTGACGTACATTGTCGGAAATATTCTGGGAATGAAAGAGGTAGCAGCACTGAAGTTGCTGGATGTATGGTTCCCGCCATCCATGCTCGAGCAGTATGACGGTCCTGGCTTTACTGTTGATGACATGCGAAAATACTTGGATGTATATAACAGGCCGATCCTTGGTACTATCGTAAAGCCGAAGATGGGACTTACTTCTGCAGAGTATGCAGAGGTCTGTTATGACTTCTGGGTAGGCGGAGGAGATTTCGTCAAGAACGATGAGCCCCAGGCAAACCAGGATTTCTGTCCATATGACAAGATGGTATTGCATGTAAAGGAAGCCATGGACAAGGCAGTCAAAGAGACCGGGAAGAAAAAGGTTCACTCATTTAACGTTTCAGCTGCTGATTTTGACACCATGATCGAAAGGTGCGAAATGATCGTCAATGCAGGATTTGAGCCAGGAAGCTATGCATTCCTGATCGATGGCATAACCGCCGGCTGGATGGCAGTCCAGACCATCAGGCGCCGATATCCTGATGTGTTCCTGCATTTTCACAGGGCAGCCCACGGAGCTTTCACAAGACCTGAGAACCCCATCGGTTTTTCAGTACTTGTCCTGTCCAAGTTCGCACGCCTTGCGGGCTCTTCAGGTATACACACAGGTACCGCAGGTGTCGGCAAAATGAAAGGAACTCCTGAAGAGGATGTTGTTGCTGCACATGGTATCCAGTACCTGAGTTCAACCGGCCATTTCTTCGAGCAGTCATGGGCCAAGATAATGGACACCGACAAGGATGCTATAGAGCTTGTACACGAAGACTCAGCTCACCATGTGATCCTCGAGGATGACAGCTGGAGAGGCATGAAGAAATGCTGCCCGATAGTTTCCGGTGGCCTGAATCCGGTAAGACTGAAACCTTTCATTGATGTAATGGGCAATGTGGATTTCATCACAACAATGGGTTCAGGAGTTCATGCACATCCCGGAGGTACTCAGGCAGGAGCAAAAGCGCTTGTTCAGGCATGTGATGCTTATCTCAAGAACATAGACATTGCAGAATATGCGAAGGATCATGAGGAACTGGCACAGGCTATTGAGTACTTCCCTAAAGTTTGA
- a CDS encoding DUF434 domain-containing protein, producing MPHENMISVDELKKKLLEPAIDIRYLLSRGYVRKTAITFVSNHYQLTEHERHVLARLVFSPETAESRMKKKLKCSQLEGCDVLVDGYNVIITIESSLKNETIWSADDGFLRDTSGIFRNHRVTDTTYVAVEEMLSTLSTLKLRSATILLDSQMSNSGKLAKFIRERAESNNFKADSKTSKHVDFDLKEAGTSAVIATADGIIVDAAEKVVDVTECWMKQNGKIDEAFSLNAHVRRK from the coding sequence ATGCCTCATGAAAATATGATTTCAGTAGATGAACTGAAAAAAAAGCTTTTAGAGCCTGCAATAGACATAAGGTACCTGCTCTCAAGAGGATATGTAAGAAAGACTGCAATTACTTTTGTAAGCAACCATTACCAACTGACTGAACATGAAAGGCATGTACTCGCAAGACTGGTTTTCTCACCAGAAACTGCAGAAAGCCGCATGAAAAAGAAACTCAAATGTTCCCAACTAGAAGGTTGCGATGTCCTTGTTGATGGCTACAATGTCATAATAACCATAGAAAGCTCACTGAAAAATGAAACAATATGGTCTGCAGACGATGGATTCCTGCGCGATACCAGTGGAATATTCAGAAACCACAGGGTCACTGACACAACCTACGTAGCAGTTGAAGAGATGCTATCAACACTCTCAACTTTGAAATTAAGGTCAGCTACCATCCTTCTTGATTCCCAGATGAGCAACAGTGGAAAACTTGCAAAATTTATCAGGGAAAGAGCCGAAAGTAACAATTTCAAAGCCGATTCAAAGACCTCAAAACATGTTGATTTCGATCTCAAGGAAGCGGGAACAAGTGCAGTGATAGCAACTGCTGATGGTATTATAGTTGATGCTGCGGAGAAGGTGGTTGATGTGACGGAATGCTGGATGAAACAGAATGGGAAGATCGATGAAGCGTTCAGCCTCAATGCTCATGTGAGAAGAAAATGA
- a CDS encoding helix-turn-helix domain-containing protein, whose product MVVMDLDEIARKKQKLIKQMNESGKERNPSEDHAIGLKTLQNPKRRMIMEFLVDGTKSLEEIKIELDMSDMQAKLNLDMLEDAFYISKIDPSDKTEYELTIRGEAYLENVKTGVKK is encoded by the coding sequence ATGGTTGTTATGGATCTAGATGAAATTGCCAGAAAAAAACAGAAATTGATAAAACAGATGAATGAAAGTGGAAAAGAACGAAATCCTTCAGAAGACCATGCAATTGGTTTGAAAACACTTCAAAACCCCAAACGCAGGATGATAATGGAATTTTTAGTGGATGGGACGAAAAGTCTTGAGGAGATAAAGATCGAACTCGATATGAGTGATATGCAGGCAAAACTGAACCTCGATATGCTGGAGGATGCATTCTATATCAGCAAGATCGATCCTTCTGATAAAACAGAATATGAGCTGACTATCAGGGGAGAGGCATATTTAGAAAATGTAAAAACCGGTGTTAAAAAATGA
- a CDS encoding histidine kinase N-terminal 7TM domain-containing protein: MLYPSLYSFFLIISGILLIVMGLYIRQFKDSEYITYFSMLLFSVAIYSIFYALEISSTTMRTSLFFYKLQYVGIVLIPVFLLLFSISYTREEKWATPSRIFVLFIVPVITLILVFTTEMHYLFHEVIYIKTTGPLFGLYFEPGIYYWFYQFYLIILVVFCIVIFFKTYFSNRSFFGIHLLLLIICSLLPFSIYLLYLAGIFPEGFDPIPFAFTLTMIMIYIGIFRYRLLDITPLARSFLFENMPSGFIVLDGKGRIVDVNQFVEKYMDLGAKDIGKPASEVSGYWHELLDLELNDNDMKNIVLKKSLGGTTFWFAVNVSILCNEHGDFHGKMIVLDNITDKKLTDDILSIQHDLSIEMGTRSDLISTLNSLVEHLVTIEAIDSGGIYLVGDNGDLDMIVHNGLSPEFVAQSSHYDKDSLNAKIVRDGKAAYIKYSDMLSGNLINSMSEDFLSEGLKSMTAIPIHFEGKAIACMSLSSHTYNEIPEQTRNGLESIASFAGEYIARAKIQDMMNRQKTDLENLFNSMDDLFFVLDESGNIISTNKSARLKLGYSEEEFSSMKVTDVHPEESIDQVISVVKELLCGKIDSCSIPLVSKDGTHIPVETRVTVGKWNGQKVMFGISRDVSERQKFEQDIIDAKNKAEEANRIKSEFLANMSHELRTPLNSIIGFSQLLHSDPFDNLTAKEIGYSQNIASSGKHLLDLINDILDLSKIESGEMELECEKFNLTTFICEVEEVMKHLASKKNIEIHNKTRSESIEVHADRLRMKQILYNLLSNSLKFTPENGCI; the protein is encoded by the coding sequence ATGCTATATCCTAGTTTATATTCATTTTTCTTGATTATTTCCGGTATCTTGCTTATAGTGATGGGACTGTATATCCGCCAGTTCAAGGATTCTGAATATATTACTTATTTTTCAATGCTACTATTTTCGGTTGCAATATATTCAATATTTTATGCTTTGGAAATATCTTCGACAACAATGAGGACTTCGTTGTTCTTTTATAAACTTCAGTATGTTGGCATCGTTTTGATCCCTGTTTTTTTGCTCCTATTCTCGATCAGCTATACAAGAGAAGAAAAATGGGCAACTCCTTCGAGGATCTTTGTTCTCTTTATTGTTCCAGTGATCACGCTGATCCTTGTATTCACTACTGAGATGCATTACCTGTTCCACGAAGTTATTTACATCAAGACTACAGGTCCACTTTTTGGTCTTTACTTTGAACCGGGTATTTACTATTGGTTCTATCAGTTCTATTTGATCATACTGGTAGTATTTTGTATTGTTATTTTCTTCAAGACGTACTTCTCTAACAGATCCTTTTTTGGTATACACCTGCTACTTCTAATTATCTGCTCTTTGTTACCTTTTTCAATATACCTGCTTTATCTGGCAGGGATCTTTCCTGAGGGTTTCGATCCTATACCTTTTGCTTTTACTTTAACTATGATAATGATATACATCGGTATATTTCGTTATAGATTACTCGATATAACTCCTCTTGCACGTAGTTTCCTTTTTGAGAATATGCCTTCAGGTTTCATAGTTCTTGATGGAAAAGGTAGAATTGTTGATGTTAACCAATTTGTAGAAAAATATATGGACTTGGGTGCAAAAGATATTGGCAAACCGGCATCAGAAGTGTCTGGATACTGGCATGAACTTCTGGATCTTGAACTTAATGATAATGATATGAAAAATATCGTGCTAAAGAAAAGCCTCGGTGGTACAACTTTCTGGTTTGCTGTTAATGTATCAATCCTTTGCAATGAACATGGTGACTTTCATGGAAAAATGATCGTTCTGGATAATATTACAGATAAAAAGCTTACAGATGATATTCTATCCATTCAGCATGATCTTTCAATTGAAATGGGGACACGTTCTGACCTTATTAGCACCCTGAATTCTCTGGTGGAACATCTGGTAACGATCGAAGCTATTGATTCCGGTGGGATCTATCTGGTAGGTGATAATGGGGACCTGGATATGATCGTACACAATGGGCTTTCACCAGAGTTCGTAGCACAAAGCAGCCATTACGATAAGGATTCATTGAATGCAAAAATTGTAAGGGATGGCAAAGCTGCATACATAAAGTATTCTGACATGCTATCAGGCAATCTTATCAATAGTATGTCCGAAGATTTTTTGTCTGAGGGATTGAAATCAATGACTGCAATTCCTATCCATTTCGAAGGCAAAGCTATTGCATGCATGAGTCTTTCATCTCACACTTACAACGAAATCCCGGAACAAACAAGGAATGGGCTTGAAAGTATAGCCTCTTTTGCAGGGGAATATATTGCAAGAGCAAAAATACAGGATATGATGAACAGGCAGAAAACAGATCTGGAAAACCTGTTCAATTCAATGGATGACCTGTTCTTTGTTCTGGATGAATCGGGCAACATCATATCAACAAATAAATCAGCAAGGTTAAAACTTGGATACAGTGAAGAGGAATTTTCATCAATGAAAGTTACTGATGTTCATCCTGAAGAAAGCATAGATCAGGTCATATCAGTTGTAAAGGAACTGCTTTGTGGTAAGATTGATTCATGTTCAATTCCTCTTGTTTCCAAAGATGGAACACACATACCCGTTGAGACAAGGGTCACGGTCGGTAAGTGGAACGGTCAAAAAGTAATGTTTGGAATTTCAAGAGATGTGAGTGAGCGTCAAAAATTTGAACAAGATATCATTGATGCTAAAAACAAAGCCGAAGAAGCTAACCGGATAAAATCTGAATTCCTGGCAAATATGAGCCATGAGCTACGTACACCTCTTAATTCGATCATTGGTTTCTCACAGTTGTTGCATAGCGATCCTTTCGATAACCTGACTGCAAAGGAGATTGGTTATTCTCAAAATATTGCAAGCAGTGGCAAGCATTTACTCGATCTTATCAATGATATTCTGGATCTTTCAAAGATCGAAAGCGGAGAAATGGAACTTGAATGTGAAAAGTTCAATTTGACTACTTTCATTTGTGAAGTGGAAGAGGTAATGAAACATCTGGCAAGTAAAAAGAACATTGAAATTCATAACAAGACTCGTTCTGAAAGTATCGAAGTGCATGCTGATAGATTGAGGATGAAGCAAATATTGTATAATCTGCTAAGTAATTCCCTGAAGTTCACACCTGAAAATGGCTGCATATAG
- a CDS encoding SagB/ThcOx family dehydrogenase, giving the protein MSGNTEKDRNDQFDPGTYPVDQSLELELPEPILESSTSIEQALAERQSVRSYSGRSLALSDVSQLLWAAQGITRDSFFRTAPSAGALYPLEVYLVVGNVDGVVAGVYRYVSSRHSMLRVLDGDRRDELCRVSLSQPQIRDAAAVVVIAADYSRTTVKYGIRGIRYAHVEVGFAAENVYLQGVSLGIGTCAVGAFDDGEVASILDLPVNEEPLLIMPIGYV; this is encoded by the coding sequence ATGAGTGGGAATACAGAAAAAGACAGAAATGATCAGTTTGATCCAGGAACATATCCTGTAGACCAGTCACTTGAGCTCGAACTTCCTGAACCGATTCTTGAAAGCAGTACTTCCATCGAACAGGCCCTTGCAGAAAGGCAGTCCGTTCGTTCCTATTCCGGCAGGTCGCTAGCACTTTCTGACGTGTCCCAACTTCTTTGGGCTGCACAGGGAATAACGCGGGATAGTTTCTTCAGGACAGCACCTTCAGCTGGTGCCCTTTATCCGCTCGAGGTGTATCTGGTTGTGGGTAATGTAGATGGGGTTGTTGCTGGTGTTTACAGATATGTGTCATCTAGGCATTCAATGTTACGCGTTCTTGATGGTGACAGGAGGGACGAGCTGTGCAGGGTCTCGTTGTCACAGCCACAGATCAGGGATGCTGCTGCAGTTGTTGTGATCGCAGCGGACTATTCACGCACGACGGTAAAGTATGGAATCCGTGGCATCAGGTATGCACATGTCGAAGTGGGCTTTGCTGCTGAGAACGTTTATCTGCAGGGAGTATCACTTGGTATCGGGACGTGTGCTGTGGGTGCATTTGATGACGGGGAGGTTGCTTCCATCCTTGACCTGCCAGTCAATGAAGAGCCATTGCTGATAATGCCGATAGGGTATGTGTAA
- a CDS encoding COG1361 S-layer family protein, with the protein MSAATYTSAPGVSVDIMSQSPNPARPGETVEMTITVQNIGNEDLADVEVEIEPEYPFSQVSDEPLTKTISFLDARQDEEDAAILRFTLNVDPNVAEGFYELDINVNEGDSATKCTTIDVEVRGKEYAQVVINEAIIDRAVEETLEFTVTNTGSSPLKNMAISWDEQNGEILPVYSDNTKFISYLETGESATVTYSVIADVNADPGLYQLDINLEFEDYDSNMNEINTKAGLFIGGGTDFDVAFSEGNEGEVSLSIANVGNNEAYSVKVSIPEQENYKVSGSSASIVGNLDKGDYTITSFSITNNALGSTSGSTDRSSMSMDEMDPEEVAALRQSQSSQNELEVLIEYTDSTGQRISVEKNVPIELTSTTGDVTTAGYGGARKNSSSITTYLMYLAVVGIVVGGAMYYRKMKTSREKDDEVQDIS; encoded by the coding sequence GTGTCTGCAGCAACTTATACAAGTGCTCCTGGTGTCAGCGTAGACATAATGAGCCAGAGCCCGAACCCTGCAAGACCCGGCGAGACCGTTGAAATGACAATAACTGTACAGAACATTGGGAATGAAGATCTTGCCGATGTAGAGGTCGAAATTGAACCCGAATATCCTTTTTCACAAGTATCTGACGAACCATTGACCAAAACCATCTCGTTCCTCGATGCACGCCAGGACGAAGAAGATGCAGCTATCCTCAGGTTCACATTGAATGTTGACCCTAATGTAGCAGAAGGTTTCTATGAGCTCGACATCAATGTCAATGAAGGCGACAGTGCAACTAAATGTACAACAATTGATGTTGAGGTACGTGGAAAGGAATACGCTCAGGTAGTAATTAACGAAGCAATTATCGATCGTGCAGTAGAAGAGACACTGGAGTTCACAGTAACAAACACAGGAAGTTCACCCCTCAAGAACATGGCGATCTCATGGGATGAACAAAACGGAGAGATCCTTCCGGTATATTCAGACAATACCAAATTCATATCATACCTTGAAACCGGAGAATCAGCTACAGTCACGTATTCAGTTATAGCAGATGTGAATGCAGACCCCGGGCTTTACCAGCTGGACATTAATCTGGAATTTGAGGATTACGACTCAAATATGAATGAGATCAACACCAAAGCAGGTCTCTTTATCGGTGGGGGCACAGACTTCGATGTTGCCTTTTCCGAGGGAAATGAAGGGGAAGTTTCCCTGTCGATCGCCAATGTCGGTAACAATGAAGCATATTCTGTAAAAGTCTCTATTCCTGAACAGGAAAACTACAAAGTAAGTGGAAGTTCTGCATCTATAGTAGGCAATCTTGACAAAGGTGACTACACCATCACGTCATTTAGTATTACCAACAATGCTTTGGGTTCCACTTCAGGAAGTACTGACAGATCATCCATGTCCATGGATGAGATGGATCCTGAAGAGGTAGCAGCACTGCGTCAATCACAGTCTTCACAGAACGAACTCGAAGTTCTAATAGAATACACGGATTCAACCGGCCAAAGGATCTCAGTTGAAAAGAATGTTCCTATTGAGCTTACATCCACAACAGGAGATGTAACCACTGCAGGTTATGGTGGTGCGAGAAAGAATAGTTCCTCCATAACTACTTACCTGATGTATCTGGCAGTAGTGGGAATCGTAGTTGGCGGAGCAATGTATTACAGGAAAATGAAAACTTCCAGGGAAAAAGACGATGAGGTACAAGACATATCTTAA
- a CDS encoding toll/interleukin-1 receptor domain-containing protein: protein MITRVYISHSEQDIGLAEELEQALWAVNLESFSSLTKKTESISDAELISFGIRHSDCVIVILTMNGVLSPKVNEEIGLSVGTDQLIIPLLEYGEKLPSLISHLHSIGFSRDTYEDALGVVIKDIRQLTKLDWLKIKCPHCGEEMTQYITPQEEVEKVLLEGTDLKTMCSYCENVVYLNPRTFKPRSPE from the coding sequence ATGATAACCAGAGTCTATATTTCCCACTCTGAGCAGGACATCGGCCTGGCCGAAGAACTGGAACAGGCCCTGTGGGCTGTGAATCTGGAGAGTTTTTCCTCTCTTACCAAAAAGACCGAATCAATCTCCGATGCGGAACTGATCAGCTTTGGGATCCGTCATTCTGATTGTGTGATTGTCATTCTGACAATGAATGGAGTGTTATCACCCAAAGTGAATGAGGAGATCGGTTTATCTGTGGGTACGGACCAACTGATAATTCCATTGTTGGAATACGGGGAAAAATTACCGTCTTTAATAAGCCACCTTCATTCAATCGGTTTTTCCAGGGATACCTATGAAGATGCACTGGGAGTGGTCATAAAAGATATACGTCAACTCACGAAACTTGACTGGCTGAAAATCAAATGTCCTCACTGCGGGGAAGAAATGACTCAATATATCACACCTCAGGAAGAGGTAGAGAAGGTTCTCCTGGAAGGTACTGATCTTAAGACCATGTGTAGCTACTGTGAAAATGTTGTCTATCTGAACCCGAGGACATTCAAACCTCGTTCTCCTGAGTGA